A window of the Listeria swaminathanii genome harbors these coding sequences:
- a CDS encoding PadR family transcriptional regulator — MNDPFYNLKDSIKKDFEGFSFSEERKNAVKETIRKKQSHLELHYWKEETLRNILDSLHDEAKHGYEISTQLFQKNELSFKNNEGQLYTLLHLLENKKILSSKWIEDKKYYSLTAKGKKFVATFERRGSKQHGSLKNLMEEASL, encoded by the coding sequence ATGAACGATCCATTCTATAATTTAAAGGATTCTATAAAAAAAGATTTTGAGGGTTTTTCTTTTTCCGAAGAGCGAAAAAATGCAGTAAAAGAAACAATCCGGAAGAAGCAATCTCACTTAGAGCTTCACTACTGGAAAGAAGAAACGCTTAGAAACATTTTAGATTCACTGCACGATGAAGCAAAGCATGGATACGAAATTTCCACGCAACTATTTCAAAAAAATGAACTTAGCTTCAAAAACAATGAAGGTCAGCTGTATACCCTTTTACATCTACTTGAAAACAAGAAAATCCTCTCATCAAAATGGATAGAAGATAAGAAATATTATTCCCTAACTGCGAAAGGGAAAAAATTTGTAGCAACTTTTGAACGAAGAGGCTCTAAGCAACACGGATCACTGAAAAATTTAATGGAGGAGGCTTCTTTATGA
- a CDS encoding sigma-70 family RNA polymerase sigma factor → MTELEEIGININSIENTEQIISQLMDNYSDDILHLVFSYVKNRTTAEDLTQEIFIKCYEKLNQFNNKSSIKTWLYRIAINHCKDYLGSWHYRKLNFSDKIWDYLPSKSKRVEEEIISKDVANSLMSAVMDLPVKYREVVFLHYYEELSLANISKITGVNSNTLKTRLKHARELLKSKMKKEV, encoded by the coding sequence ATGACTGAACTTGAAGAAATAGGAATTAATATTAATAGCATAGAAAATACAGAACAAATTATCAGCCAGTTAATGGATAACTACAGCGATGATATACTGCATCTAGTTTTTTCCTATGTAAAGAACCGAACAACAGCGGAGGATTTAACGCAAGAGATATTTATTAAATGCTACGAAAAATTAAATCAATTTAATAACAAGTCATCAATAAAAACGTGGCTATATCGAATTGCCATTAATCATTGCAAAGATTACTTGGGTAGTTGGCATTATCGCAAACTAAATTTCAGCGATAAAATTTGGGATTATCTCCCGTCCAAGTCAAAACGCGTTGAAGAAGAAATCATTTCAAAAGATGTAGCAAATAGCTTAATGAGCGCTGTTATGGATTTACCAGTAAAGTACAGAGAAGTTGTTTTTTTACATTACTACGAAGAGCTCTCTTTAGCGAATATCAGCAAAATTACTGGTGTAAATAGCAATACATTAAAAACTAGATTAAAACACGCCAGAGAATTATTAAAGAGCAAGATGAAAAAGGAGGTTTAA